One region of Primulina tabacum isolate GXHZ01 chromosome 17, ASM2559414v2, whole genome shotgun sequence genomic DNA includes:
- the LOC142531096 gene encoding B-box zinc finger protein 32 — MEPRICELCDAEAVVFCPSDAAYLCWTCDAQVHQANFLVARHFRHPLIRTQPGDHDDGLDSLSSSNSSSKECSFACRKKSCSSSSVGELKIQHANPRPPVCYFKTEGIFLNWIRKLGVGGEEDVGIACRAFNVCLDRWKGWPLRLCLAASLCLGLRAKSVITWQVLKRLEQLSGVPANLILAAESKLELRGGRRRRRVELEEGWAEC; from the coding sequence ATGGAACCTCGAATCTGTGAGCTCTGCGATGCGGAGGCCGTCGTATTCTGTCCTTCAGACGCCGCATATCTCTGCTGGACCTGCGATGCTCAAGTTCACCAGGCTAACTTCCTCGTCGCTCGCCATTTTCGGCACCCACTAATCCGTACTCAACCTGGAGATCATGACGATGGACTCGATTCACTGTCATCTTCGAATTCTTCTTCCAAGGAGTGCTCCTTCGCCTGCAGGAAGAAATCGTGTTCTTCGTCGTCTGTAGGAGAGTTGAAGATTCAACATGCAAATCCTAGGCCGCCGGTGTGTTATTTCAAGACTGAAGGCATTTTCTTGAATTGGATCCGTAAGCTTGGCGTGGGTGGTGAGGAGGACGTAGGGATTGCTTGCAGGGCGTTCAACGTGTGTTTGGATCGGTGGAAGGGTTGGCCTCTCCGCTTGTGCCTTGCGGCGTCTCTATGTTTGGGGTTGAGGGCCAAGTCGGTGATCACCTGGCAAGTCCTGAAGAGGCTTGAACAGTTATCCGGCGTTCCGGCGAATCTCATATTAGCGGCGGAGTCCAAGCTGGAACTGAGAGGTggccggcggcggcggcgggtGGAGCTGGAAGAGGGTTGGGCTGAATGCTAG